The following proteins are encoded in a genomic region of Deltaproteobacteria bacterium:
- the tnpA gene encoding IS200/IS605 family transposase: MEYIKAAHSVYYLEYHVVWVCKYRRRVLNPGMCGYIRKLLPKLLRSMPGVEVKAMGFNKDHLHMVMSIAPKYSISSVMGKLKGQSASQLRKAFPWLAKVYWNENIVWSPGYFVSSVGVDEETVKRYVEHQGLQDSGQLRMKL, translated from the coding sequence ATGGAATACATTAAAGCAGCTCACAGTGTCTACTATCTTGAATATCATGTTGTCTGGGTATGCAAATACCGCCGCCGAGTCCTGAATCCTGGCATGTGCGGTTACATTCGAAAGCTTTTGCCCAAGCTGCTGCGAAGTATGCCCGGCGTGGAGGTGAAGGCGATGGGCTTTAATAAGGATCATCTGCATATGGTGATGTCCATAGCTCCGAAATACAGTATTTCCTCTGTCATGGGGAAGCTGAAAGGCCAATCAGCTTCACAGCTCCGCAAAGCATTCCCATGGCTTGCTAAGGTATATTGGAACGAGAATATCGTATGGTCGCCGGGCTACTTCGTGAGCAGCGTAGGCGTGGATGAAGAAACGGTCAAAAGATACGTCGAGCATCAAGGACTCCAGGATTCAGGTCAGCTTCGCATGAAGCTGTGA